One window of the Pseudofrankia sp. DC12 genome contains the following:
- a CDS encoding MFS transporter, giving the protein MRRAAAVTEPGAATDRPTGVVGKARASLGTGVGRIRATTRRDGADRSGLAALLDLSVINAAGDALVTVALAGSLFFSVPTGQARSKVALYLLITMVPFVLLAPVIGPLLDRLSYGRRTALAALCLGRCLLAWQLAAQLSGLQVYPLALGLLMLSRAFGIARSAVIPRVAPPELTLVKVNSRMSMVNIVASSAAAPIGLGIAHIPYVGYPWVLRLCALLYLAGVLSAINLPKRVDSNEGELGLRDIVAGATGPRAAFVHPGAVGPSAQPVQGTVVQGAVEPGRRGGRLAGKHARWHALVRAVLGASPVALRSTLVLRAIVGFLTFFLAFLLRTEGGTNLWLGALAASAAVGSGLGVVIGGRLGRRRPERILTLALLLTTVGCLLAAVDYAKFPALFAALLAMLAASMAKLALDAIIQRDTADDVRNSAFARSETALQLGWVAGGALGLIEMPGQLGFLIAGLVPAAALFPQAREIRRSRGAADRAERLRRSGSDPTGWPARLTATWAQPDGTTVLPAMMPAPDGSFPPGAGQFPDDTTRPWWAVTEPPAGPAVPGYPSVSPPGAPPPTLRYPGTGEYPDFGGYPGTGAYAGTSGYPAAGEPAPGQPVSPWAQPSGQADEATTRPARRRPWGRARRAAQAEDPDTTLPLGSERRFPEVPPPRNTPSRPGD; this is encoded by the coding sequence ATGCGCCGCGCCGCGGCCGTGACGGAGCCTGGCGCGGCTACGGACCGTCCAACCGGGGTCGTGGGCAAGGCCCGGGCCAGCCTGGGAACGGGAGTAGGTCGAATCCGAGCGACTACGCGGCGTGATGGCGCCGACCGTTCGGGGCTCGCCGCGCTGCTCGACCTGTCGGTGATCAACGCCGCCGGCGACGCGCTGGTGACCGTCGCCCTGGCCGGCTCGTTGTTCTTCTCCGTGCCGACTGGCCAGGCCCGGTCCAAGGTCGCGCTCTACCTGCTCATCACGATGGTCCCGTTCGTGCTGCTCGCCCCCGTGATCGGGCCGCTGCTCGACCGGCTGTCCTACGGCCGCCGCACGGCGTTGGCGGCACTGTGCCTGGGGCGCTGCCTGCTGGCCTGGCAGCTCGCGGCCCAGCTCTCCGGCCTGCAGGTCTACCCGCTGGCGCTGGGTCTGCTCATGCTGTCCCGGGCGTTCGGAATCGCGCGCAGCGCCGTGATCCCGCGGGTGGCGCCGCCCGAGCTGACGCTGGTCAAGGTCAACTCGCGGATGTCGATGGTCAACATCGTCGCCAGTTCCGCCGCGGCGCCCATCGGTCTGGGGATCGCACACATTCCCTACGTCGGTTACCCGTGGGTGCTGCGGCTGTGCGCGCTGCTCTATCTGGCCGGCGTGCTGTCCGCGATCAACCTGCCGAAGCGGGTCGACTCGAACGAAGGTGAGCTCGGGCTGCGCGACATTGTGGCCGGCGCGACCGGGCCGCGCGCCGCGTTCGTCCACCCTGGCGCCGTGGGGCCATCGGCCCAGCCGGTCCAGGGCACGGTCGTGCAGGGCGCCGTCGAGCCGGGGCGCCGGGGCGGGCGGCTCGCGGGTAAGCACGCCCGCTGGCACGCGCTGGTCCGGGCGGTGCTCGGCGCGTCACCGGTGGCCCTGCGCTCGACTCTGGTGCTGCGGGCCATCGTGGGGTTTCTCACGTTCTTCCTGGCCTTCCTGCTGCGTACCGAGGGCGGGACGAACCTGTGGCTGGGCGCGCTGGCCGCCTCGGCGGCGGTCGGCAGCGGCCTGGGCGTGGTGATCGGCGGGCGGCTCGGCCGGCGCCGACCGGAGCGCATCCTGACGCTCGCGCTACTCCTCACGACCGTCGGCTGCCTGCTGGCCGCCGTCGACTACGCGAAGTTCCCGGCGCTGTTCGCGGCCCTGCTGGCGATGCTGGCGGCGTCGATGGCCAAGCTCGCGCTCGACGCGATCATCCAGCGCGACACGGCCGACGACGTGCGTAACTCGGCGTTCGCCCGCTCGGAGACCGCGTTGCAGCTGGGCTGGGTGGCTGGGGGAGCGCTCGGGCTGATCGAGATGCCCGGTCAGCTCGGTTTCCTGATCGCCGGGCTGGTCCCCGCGGCGGCGCTGTTCCCCCAGGCCCGCGAGATCCGCCGCTCCCGCGGTGCCGCGGACCGCGCCGAGCGGCTGCGCCGGTCGGGCAGCGACCCGACTGGATGGCCCGCACGTCTGACCGCTACCTGGGCGCAACCGGACGGCACGACGGTCCTTCCGGCGATGATGCCGGCACCGGATGGCTCGTTCCCACCCGGCGCCGGTCAGTTCCCGGACGACACGACGCGCCCTTGGTGGGCCGTCACGGAGCCGCCAGCTGGTCCCGCGGTGCCCGGCTACCCGAGCGTCAGCCCACCTGGGGCCCCGCCGCCGACCCTGCGGTACCCGGGCACCGGCGAGTACCCGGATTTCGGCGGGTACCCCGGAACAGGCGCGTATGCGGGGACCAGCGGTTACCCGGCTGCCGGCGAACCGGCCCCCGGCCAGCCGGTGAGCCCGTGGGCGCAGCCATCCGGGCAGGCCGACGAGGCGACCACGCGACCCGCCCGCAGGCGCCCGTGGGGACGCGCCCGCCGGGCCGCCCAGGCCGAGGACCCGGACACGACGCTCCCGCTCGGCTCCGAGCGACGGTTCCCCGAGGTGCCCCCGCCCCGGAACACCCCGAGCCGCCCGGGCGACTAG
- a CDS encoding 1,4-dihydroxy-6-naphthoate synthase, translating to MTTSQVTALGQAEHAERAGLTLAISPCPNDTFAFHALAHGLVPGAPPVSVTFADIDVLNARAADGLDDLVKVSYAALPWLLDRYRLLPAGGALGRGCGPLVLMSAGNPATTGASGDAAVLRGARVAIPGTRTTAYLLFRLWAAGIDVATIDVLPFEKIMPAVQAGRYDAGLVIHESRFTYPSYGLVAVADLGDWWEGATGLPIPLGAILARRDLPEETGDLAAAVRASVAVAFADPAASASWVLAHSQELAPEVVQAHINLYVNDFSLDLGDEGYAAAEELLGRAAAENLVPALPAPLREP from the coding sequence GTGACGACGTCTCAGGTGACTGCGCTGGGCCAGGCGGAGCACGCGGAGCGGGCGGGCCTGACGCTGGCGATCTCGCCCTGCCCGAACGACACGTTCGCCTTCCACGCGCTCGCGCACGGCCTGGTGCCCGGGGCGCCGCCGGTGTCGGTCACCTTCGCCGACATCGACGTGCTGAACGCCCGCGCGGCCGACGGCCTGGACGACCTGGTGAAGGTCTCGTACGCCGCGCTGCCGTGGCTGCTCGACAGGTACCGGCTGCTGCCGGCCGGCGGGGCACTGGGACGTGGCTGCGGTCCCCTGGTGCTGATGTCCGCCGGAAATCCGGCCACCACGGGCGCTTCAGGGGACGCGGCGGTGCTGCGCGGGGCGCGGGTGGCGATCCCGGGCACCCGGACCACGGCCTACCTGCTGTTCCGCCTGTGGGCGGCGGGCATCGACGTGGCGACGATCGACGTGCTGCCGTTCGAGAAGATCATGCCGGCGGTCCAGGCCGGCCGTTACGACGCCGGGCTCGTGATCCACGAGTCCCGGTTCACCTACCCGTCCTACGGGCTGGTGGCGGTCGCGGACCTGGGTGACTGGTGGGAGGGCGCTACCGGCCTGCCGATCCCGCTCGGGGCGATCCTGGCCCGCCGGGACCTGCCCGAGGAGACGGGCGACCTGGCCGCGGCCGTGCGGGCCAGCGTCGCGGTCGCGTTCGCCGACCCGGCGGCCTCCGCGAGCTGGGTGCTCGCACACTCCCAGGAGCTGGCGCCCGAGGTCGTCCAGGCGCACATCAACCTGTACGTCAACGACTTCAGCCTCGACCTCGGTGACGAGGGCTATGCCGCCGCCGAGGAGCTCCTCGGCCGGGCGGCCGCCGAGAACCTGGTCCCCGCGCTCCCCGCCCCCCTCCGCGAGCCCTAG
- the mqnB gene encoding futalosine hydrolase produces MSRTLIVTAVQAEADAVCAGLMGSWSRSRGPSTEVPSAPVSPDWDRQLLTTSTLGPYVGRRRGPVTVLAAGTGGPAAAAGAAVALAVAAAAGDPFTLVLSMGVAGGFRGWAEIGDLAVATQLVAADLGAESGLEDLREPAGKVHEMDRSLGFHSTGAPPLPRATSSSADGKFLTLDDLDLGSSTIVPEPGLVDRLATVVCITGRRIVTGPVLSVATGTGTELRAATLTARLDPVAEGMEGYAVGTAAAAFGVPAGEIRAISNQVGRRDRGSWNLPAALASLRTAAGALVAHPDGLLAVADAARPPIGR; encoded by the coding sequence ATGAGCCGCACCCTGATCGTCACTGCCGTCCAGGCGGAGGCGGACGCGGTGTGCGCGGGCCTGATGGGTAGCTGGTCTCGCTCCCGCGGACCTTCCACCGAGGTGCCGAGCGCACCTGTCTCCCCCGACTGGGACCGCCAGCTGCTGACCACCTCGACGCTCGGCCCGTACGTCGGCCGTCGCCGCGGCCCGGTGACGGTGCTGGCGGCCGGCACCGGCGGCCCCGCGGCCGCGGCCGGCGCCGCCGTGGCGCTCGCGGTCGCCGCGGCGGCCGGCGACCCGTTCACCCTGGTGCTGTCGATGGGCGTCGCCGGCGGGTTCCGTGGCTGGGCCGAGATCGGCGACCTGGCCGTCGCGACCCAGCTGGTGGCCGCCGACCTGGGCGCCGAGTCCGGCCTGGAGGACCTGCGCGAGCCGGCCGGCAAGGTGCACGAGATGGATCGCAGCCTCGGCTTCCACAGCACCGGAGCGCCACCGCTGCCGCGCGCGACGAGCTCGTCCGCGGACGGGAAGTTCCTCACCCTCGACGACCTGGACCTCGGTTCGTCGACGATCGTGCCCGAGCCCGGCCTGGTCGACCGGCTGGCGACCGTCGTCTGCATCACCGGTCGCCGGATCGTCACCGGCCCGGTGCTCTCCGTCGCCACCGGCACCGGTACCGAGCTGCGCGCGGCGACGCTGACCGCCCGGCTCGACCCGGTCGCCGAGGGCATGGAGGGCTACGCGGTCGGCACCGCGGCCGCGGCCTTCGGCGTCCCGGCCGGTGAGATCCGCGCGATCAGCAACCAGGTTGGCCGGCGGGACCGCGGCAGCTGGAACCTGCCGGCGGCGCTGGCGAGCCTGCGCACGGCCGCCGGAGCACTGGTAGCCCATCCGGACGGGCTGCTGGCGGTGGCGGACGCAGCACGCCCACCGATCGGGCGCTGA
- the larE gene encoding ATP-dependent sacrificial sulfur transferase LarE — protein sequence MSSAPLVVGFDLDLTLLDARRGIVAIYAEIAARTGVPIDGELAASRLGPPLEHELANWFPADEVAAAATLYRELYVDHAVPVSEAMPGAARAVEAVRREGGRVVVVTAKAEWLARASLAAIGIEPDVIVGWLWAAAKGDAIREHGVHIYVGDHEGDVIGARAGGALSVGLTTGSHDAGALSAAGADVVLGGLEEFPDWLADAVLDERLAALSARLTDLGSVLVAFSGGADSAFLLAWAVRTLGPGAVTAATAVSPSLPAAELEAARAFAAALGVRHLLPSTAEQSRPGYIANGADRCYFCKAELTETLGPLAAELGLAHVVTGTNADDAVAGFRPGIRAAAERGAATPLLDAGLTKRQVRAASRRLGLVTADKPAAACLASRIAYGIEVTPSRLARVERAEQALRLALADAELPCRDLRVRDLGDRASIEVDAELVPTLAARPDLTAVVTGFGVVEVDPRGFRSGSMNELL from the coding sequence GTGAGTTCTGCTCCGCTTGTCGTCGGCTTTGACCTGGATCTCACGCTGCTGGATGCGCGGCGGGGCATCGTCGCGATCTACGCGGAGATCGCGGCCCGTACCGGCGTCCCGATCGACGGCGAGCTGGCCGCGAGCCGGCTGGGCCCGCCGCTGGAGCACGAGCTCGCGAACTGGTTCCCGGCCGACGAGGTCGCCGCCGCCGCCACGCTCTACCGCGAGCTGTACGTCGACCACGCCGTGCCGGTGTCGGAGGCGATGCCAGGGGCGGCACGCGCCGTCGAGGCGGTCCGGCGGGAAGGCGGCCGGGTGGTCGTGGTGACGGCCAAGGCCGAATGGCTCGCACGCGCCAGCCTGGCGGCGATCGGCATCGAGCCGGACGTCATCGTCGGCTGGCTCTGGGCCGCGGCGAAGGGGGACGCGATCCGCGAGCACGGCGTGCACATCTACGTAGGTGACCACGAGGGCGACGTGATCGGCGCGCGGGCCGGCGGGGCGCTGTCCGTCGGGCTGACCACCGGGTCCCACGACGCGGGGGCGCTGTCGGCCGCCGGCGCGGACGTCGTGCTGGGCGGGCTCGAGGAGTTCCCCGACTGGCTCGCCGACGCGGTTCTCGACGAGCGGCTGGCGGCGCTGAGTGCCCGGCTGACGGACCTGGGCTCGGTGTTGGTGGCCTTCTCCGGCGGGGCCGACTCGGCCTTCCTGCTCGCCTGGGCGGTCCGGACGCTCGGGCCCGGCGCGGTCACCGCCGCGACCGCCGTCTCCCCATCCCTGCCGGCCGCCGAGCTCGAGGCCGCCCGCGCGTTCGCCGCGGCGCTCGGGGTGCGGCACCTGCTGCCCAGCACCGCTGAGCAGTCCCGGCCCGGCTACATCGCCAACGGCGCGGATCGCTGCTATTTCTGCAAGGCCGAGCTGACCGAGACGCTCGGCCCGCTGGCAGCTGAGCTGGGCCTGGCCCACGTCGTCACCGGGACGAACGCTGACGACGCCGTCGCCGGGTTCCGCCCTGGTATCCGGGCCGCGGCCGAGCGGGGGGCCGCCACCCCGCTTCTCGATGCCGGGCTGACCAAACGGCAGGTCCGGGCCGCCTCCCGCCGGCTTGGCCTGGTCACGGCTGACAAGCCGGCCGCGGCCTGCCTCGCCAGCCGGATCGCCTACGGGATCGAGGTGACGCCCAGCCGGCTCGCCCGGGTCGAGCGTGCCGAGCAGGCACTGCGGCTGGCCCTGGCCGACGCCGAGCTTCCCTGCCGTGACCTGCGGGTGCGTGACCTGGGTGACCGGGCCTCGATCGAGGTGGACGCCGAGCTGGTGCCGACGCTCGCCGCGCGGCCCGACCTGACCGCGGTGGTCACCGGGTTCGGCGTCGTCGAGGTGGATCCGCGCGGATTCCGGTCGGGGTCCATGAACGAGCTGCTCTGA
- a CDS encoding cold-shock protein yields the protein MPTGKVKWYDVDRGFGFLSRDDGGDVFVRKAALPAGVEKLRAGDKVEFGIAAGRKGDQALSVRLLAAPPSMAKAAKEAARRSPDELHAMVEDMIKVLDDVQRELRRGRYPDRRIAQRVAKVVHAVASELEA from the coding sequence GTGCCCACCGGCAAGGTCAAGTGGTATGACGTGGACAGGGGTTTCGGCTTCCTCTCCCGCGACGACGGTGGGGATGTCTTCGTCCGCAAGGCCGCGCTGCCGGCCGGTGTCGAGAAGCTGCGCGCGGGCGACAAGGTCGAGTTCGGCATCGCCGCGGGTCGCAAGGGCGACCAGGCGCTCTCCGTCCGGCTCCTCGCCGCGCCGCCCTCCATGGCGAAGGCAGCCAAGGAGGCCGCGCGGCGCAGCCCCGACGAGTTGCACGCCATGGTCGAGGACATGATCAAGGTGTTGGACGACGTCCAGCGTGAGCTCCGGCGCGGCCGCTACCCGGACCGCCGCATCGCCCAGCGCGTGGCGAAGGTCGTCCACGCCGTCGCCAGCGAGCTTGAGGCATAG
- a CDS encoding DUF3027 domain-containing protein: MDDATGADDAVSATPAEPAETQDVAAATEPAPPIKAPAEPPADLTAAAPTPGEPPEPAIPAAIVEPPADEVPPAADDEPAAADVTPAAPTAPEASASEPSLDVAAGVEPPAEPQATAEPAAVAAPDTVAEPDTVAEPAAMAEPAAMAEPAAMAEPEAAAEPDAAAGPETPTLAEGGAASATTAELGPPVEPQAVVEPDTAGEPEPAREPETPAIAEGEAPDGDEAADRPELGVAEADDDDEDDDDPAAARGTRARANEPDPVCAAAVGLARAAAVEEAGSQEAVGEHLGVEAEGERLVLHRFASLDLAYRGWVWTVVTTRAPRVRRVTVDDVVLTPGDDALLAPVWVPWSQRLRPGDVGVGDLLPTAVDDPRLALRQADVEEFVDTDAFLELGLGRPRVLSALGREEASTRWYAGEPGPDAHVAKVAPASCLTCGFHVRLAGTLGRLFGVCANELAPDDARVTSIDHGCGAHSEALVAPSAHPESVPFDEDPSDLVPTDVELVGAAASPGSPEPAHAGHPSVGRPEPYGHA; this comes from the coding sequence GTGGACGATGCAACGGGCGCTGACGACGCAGTGAGCGCTACTCCGGCCGAGCCGGCCGAGACCCAGGACGTGGCGGCGGCCACCGAGCCCGCCCCGCCCATCAAGGCACCGGCGGAGCCGCCTGCCGACCTGACAGCAGCCGCCCCGACTCCAGGTGAACCGCCGGAGCCGGCGATTCCGGCCGCCATCGTCGAGCCACCAGCCGACGAGGTGCCCCCGGCCGCCGACGACGAGCCAGCAGCCGCCGACGTGACGCCAGCTGCCCCGACGGCGCCCGAAGCGTCCGCATCTGAACCATCTCTCGACGTGGCGGCCGGCGTCGAGCCCCCCGCCGAGCCGCAGGCCACGGCCGAGCCGGCCGCCGTGGCCGCGCCTGACACTGTGGCCGAGCCTGACACTGTGGCCGAACCGGCCGCCATGGCCGAACCGGCCGCCATGGCCGAACCGGCCGCCATGGCCGAACCAGAGGCGGCGGCCGAACCAGACGCGGCGGCCGGCCCCGAGACGCCCACCCTCGCCGAGGGCGGCGCCGCGTCCGCCACGACGGCCGAACTCGGTCCGCCCGTCGAGCCGCAGGCCGTGGTCGAGCCTGACACGGCAGGCGAGCCGGAGCCGGCACGCGAGCCCGAGACGCCCGCCATTGCCGAGGGCGAAGCGCCCGACGGGGACGAGGCGGCAGACCGTCCAGAGCTTGGGGTCGCCGAGGCCGACGACGACGACGAGGACGACGACGACCCGGCCGCCGCGCGCGGGACGCGGGCGCGGGCCAACGAGCCGGACCCGGTCTGTGCCGCCGCCGTCGGCCTGGCCCGCGCGGCCGCTGTCGAGGAGGCCGGGTCTCAGGAGGCCGTCGGCGAGCACCTGGGCGTCGAGGCCGAGGGCGAGCGGCTGGTGCTGCACCGGTTCGCCTCACTGGACCTGGCGTACCGCGGCTGGGTGTGGACGGTCGTCACCACCCGTGCCCCTCGAGTGCGCAGGGTCACCGTCGACGACGTCGTGCTGACGCCCGGCGACGACGCGCTGCTCGCGCCAGTGTGGGTGCCGTGGTCGCAGCGGCTGCGCCCGGGGGACGTCGGCGTCGGCGACCTGCTGCCGACCGCCGTCGACGACCCGCGGCTGGCACTGCGCCAGGCCGACGTGGAGGAGTTCGTCGACACCGACGCGTTCCTGGAGCTGGGGCTGGGCCGGCCACGGGTGCTGTCCGCCCTGGGCCGGGAGGAGGCCTCCACTCGCTGGTACGCCGGCGAGCCCGGCCCCGACGCGCACGTGGCGAAGGTCGCTCCGGCGAGCTGCCTGACCTGCGGGTTCCATGTCCGGCTGGCCGGCACGCTCGGCCGGCTGTTCGGGGTGTGTGCCAACGAGCTGGCGCCTGACGACGCGCGGGTGACCTCGATCGACCACGGCTGCGGCGCCCACTCGGAGGCCCTGGTGGCGCCGTCGGCGCACCCGGAGTCGGTCCCGTTCGACGAGGATCCGTCGGATCTCGTGCCGACCGACGTCGAGCTGGTCGGCGCGGCGGCGAGCCCCGGCTCGCCGGAGCCCGCACACGCCGGTCACCCATCCGTGGGCCGCCCGGAGCCGTACGGCCACGCCTAG
- a CDS encoding DUF5926 family protein, whose translation MPQVGPREQCPCGSGRRYKACHGAKTRPAPVLRPFAGRVDEADLVALRELIPSATAPLTLHPDHLAKNPEHADRKITLGTMLPQAAPALVRDTGEILVATQTLVPGLDPSADIAGALLAALAAEPGTVVATGPVSALTAVERLPEGLTGLPRLVDVLDPAPLTITVHAGFDWWLPPSEDGAALSGEVASSLERANATVVPTARLSSVEAAYWTQPGDKRHLRWVLPFLEVAGVSDPDVARSRSEEQLLDALARLAAADALSAGEGSRFVGSFRADGLVVPVWDLAPDADADSCEAPAAALRKAMDEVLAERRPLTSEERRIRAGVVGRTLTLR comes from the coding sequence GTGCCCCAGGTGGGACCCCGGGAGCAGTGCCCGTGTGGCTCGGGCCGCCGGTACAAGGCCTGCCACGGCGCCAAGACGCGCCCGGCTCCGGTGCTGCGGCCGTTCGCGGGCCGGGTGGACGAGGCCGACCTGGTCGCGCTGCGCGAGCTGATCCCCAGCGCCACGGCGCCGCTGACCCTGCACCCCGACCACCTGGCCAAGAACCCGGAGCACGCCGACCGGAAGATCACGCTCGGCACCATGCTGCCGCAGGCGGCGCCGGCCCTGGTCCGGGACACCGGCGAGATCCTCGTCGCCACCCAGACCCTCGTGCCCGGCCTCGACCCGTCCGCGGACATCGCCGGCGCGCTGCTGGCCGCGCTCGCCGCCGAGCCTGGCACGGTCGTCGCCACCGGGCCGGTCTCCGCGCTGACCGCCGTGGAGCGCCTGCCCGAGGGGCTCACCGGCCTGCCCAGGCTGGTCGACGTGCTCGACCCGGCGCCGCTGACGATCACCGTGCACGCCGGGTTCGACTGGTGGCTGCCGCCGTCCGAGGACGGGGCCGCCCTGTCCGGTGAGGTGGCGTCGAGCCTGGAGCGGGCGAACGCGACCGTCGTGCCGACCGCGCGGCTGAGCTCCGTCGAGGCCGCCTACTGGACCCAGCCGGGCGACAAGCGCCATCTGCGCTGGGTGCTGCCGTTCCTGGAGGTCGCGGGGGTCAGCGACCCGGACGTCGCCCGCTCCCGTTCCGAGGAGCAGCTGCTCGACGCGCTCGCCCGTCTTGCCGCCGCCGACGCGCTCAGCGCCGGCGAGGGGTCGCGGTTCGTCGGCTCCTTCCGGGCCGACGGGCTGGTCGTCCCGGTCTGGGACCTGGCGCCCGACGCGGACGCCGACAGCTGTGAGGCGCCGGCCGCGGCGCTGCGCAAGGCGATGGACGAGGTGCTCGCCGAGCGCCGCCCGCTCACCAGCGAGGAGCGCCGCATCCGCGCCGGCGTCGTCGGCCGCACCCTGACGCTGCGCTGA